Proteins from one Flavobacterium sp. N2038 genomic window:
- a CDS encoding NuoI/complex I 23 kDa subunit family protein: MSIETISLSGRKKVVSNKEMTFIERLYLVAIVKGLFITLKHLFRKKITIHYPEQVREMSPVYRGQHMLKRDEQGRENCTACGLCALSCPAEAITMKAAERKADEKHLYREEKYAEIYEINMLRCIFCGLCEEACPKDAIYLTQSKVLVPSSYEREDFIFGKDKLVMPLEMAIKNAQLNNAN, encoded by the coding sequence ATGTCAATAGAAACTATATCATTATCGGGCAGAAAAAAAGTGGTCTCTAATAAAGAGATGACTTTTATTGAGCGATTGTATCTTGTGGCGATTGTAAAAGGTTTGTTTATTACATTAAAACACCTTTTTAGAAAAAAAATTACGATTCATTATCCTGAACAGGTTCGTGAAATGAGTCCGGTTTATCGTGGTCAGCATATGCTGAAACGTGATGAGCAAGGTCGTGAAAATTGTACTGCCTGCGGATTATGTGCTTTGTCTTGTCCTGCAGAAGCAATCACAATGAAAGCAGCAGAACGTAAAGCAGACGAAAAACATTTATACAGAGAAGAAAAGTATGCTGAAATCTATGAGATCAATATGCTGCGTTGTATTTTCTGTGGTTTGTGTGAAGAAGCTTGTCCAAAAGATGCAATCTACCTGACACAATCTAAAGTTCTTGTTCCGTCAAGTTATGAAAGAGAAGATTTCATTTTTGGAAAAGACAAATTAGTGATGCCTTTAGAAATGGCAATCAAAAATGCTCAACTTAATAATGCTAACTAA
- the nuoF gene encoding NADH-quinone oxidoreductase subunit NuoF has protein sequence MSQKILLDKINIPGIKTYEVYRQNGGYASVEKALKTLTPDEVTEEVKKSGLRGRGGAGFPAGMKWSFIDKKSGKPRHLVCNADESEPGTFKDRFLMEYIPHLLIEGMITSSFALGANLSYIYIRGEYMWVFKILERAIAEAKAAGWLGKNILGTGYDLELYVHCGAGAYICGEETALIESLEGKRGNPRIKPPFPAVSGLWANPTVVNNVETIATVPWIINNSGDDYAKIGIGRSTGTKLISASGHIKNPGVYEIELGLSVDEFMNSDEYLGGMSSSRPLKAFVPGGSSVPILPAELIFKTANGEDRLMTYESLSDGGFATGSMLGSGGFIVYNDTACVVRNTWNFARFYHHESCGQCTPCREGTGWLEKILWRIENGQGREEDIELLWSIQSKIEGNTICPLGDAASWPVAAAIRHFRDEFEYHVRFPEKIKNRDHFVAEPFSQVKHLVGGKVIV, from the coding sequence ATGTCACAAAAAATATTATTAGATAAAATCAATATTCCTGGAATTAAAACCTATGAAGTATATCGCCAAAATGGTGGTTATGCTTCTGTAGAAAAAGCTTTAAAAACACTTACACCGGATGAAGTTACTGAAGAAGTAAAAAAATCAGGTCTTCGTGGTCGTGGAGGTGCAGGTTTCCCTGCCGGAATGAAATGGAGCTTTATTGATAAAAAATCAGGAAAACCAAGACACTTAGTTTGTAACGCCGACGAATCTGAACCAGGGACTTTCAAAGATCGCTTTTTGATGGAATATATTCCTCACTTATTGATTGAAGGAATGATTACTTCAAGTTTTGCTTTGGGCGCCAACCTGTCGTATATCTACATTCGTGGTGAATATATGTGGGTTTTCAAAATCTTAGAAAGAGCAATCGCCGAAGCAAAAGCTGCCGGATGGTTAGGAAAAAATATATTAGGAACAGGTTATGATCTTGAACTTTACGTACACTGTGGAGCCGGAGCATATATCTGTGGAGAAGAAACTGCATTGATCGAATCGTTGGAAGGTAAAAGAGGAAATCCTCGTATTAAACCACCTTTCCCTGCGGTTTCTGGTCTCTGGGCAAATCCAACAGTAGTAAATAATGTTGAAACTATTGCAACTGTGCCTTGGATCATCAACAACTCTGGTGATGACTATGCAAAAATTGGAATTGGTCGTTCTACAGGAACTAAATTAATTTCTGCTTCAGGACACATTAAAAATCCTGGTGTTTACGAAATTGAGTTAGGTTTAAGTGTTGACGAATTCATGAATTCTGATGAATATTTAGGAGGAATGTCTTCAAGCAGGCCTTTGAAAGCATTTGTACCGGGAGGTTCTTCTGTGCCAATTTTACCAGCTGAATTGATTTTTAAAACAGCAAACGGTGAAGATCGTTTAATGACTTACGAATCTTTAAGTGATGGTGGTTTTGCTACCGGATCAATGTTAGGATCGGGAGGATTTATCGTATATAATGACACTGCTTGTGTAGTAAGAAACACTTGGAACTTTGCTCGTTTCTACCACCACGAATCTTGCGGACAATGTACACCTTGCCGCGAAGGAACAGGTTGGTTGGAAAAAATATTATGGAGAATCGAAAACGGTCAAGGCCGTGAAGAAGATATAGAATTACTTTGGAGCATTCAGAGTAAAATTGAAGGAAACACAATTTGTCCGCTTGGTGACGCAGCTTCTTGGCCAGTGGCAGCAGCAATTCGTCACTTTAGAGATGAATTTGAATATCACGTTCGTTTCCCTGAAAAGATTAAAAACAGAGATCACTTTGTTGCCGAGCCTTTCTCACAAGTTAAGCATTTGGTAGGCGGTAAAGTAATCGTATAA
- a CDS encoding 2Fe-2S iron-sulfur cluster-binding protein, with protein sequence MKVTIDGQSIDVEPGTTILQAARMIGGDLVPPAMCYYSKLKGSGGKCRCCLVEVSKGSEADPRPMPKLMASCVTGCMDGMEVNSKSSARVTEARKSVTEFLLINHPLDCPICDQAGECDLQNLSFEHGNPKSRFIEEKRTFEPEDIGPNIQLHMNRCILCQRCVQVADQLTDNRVHGVLDRGDHANISTGISKAIDNEFSGNMIDVCPVGALTDKTFRFKSRVWFNKPYNAHRECTTPGCCGKTTVWMFGGEIQRVTGRKDEYHEVEEFICNSCRFDHKNVNDWVIEGPREFEKDSVINQNNYTQKLEKVEIDTEKNILLGRDIDRKKISMASIPLNANDKKS encoded by the coding sequence ATGAAAGTAACCATAGACGGTCAAAGTATAGACGTAGAACCAGGAACAACGATCCTGCAGGCTGCACGTATGATTGGTGGAGATTTGGTACCGCCAGCCATGTGCTATTACTCAAAATTAAAAGGGAGCGGTGGAAAATGCCGTTGTTGTTTGGTTGAAGTTTCTAAAGGAAGTGAAGCTGACCCAAGACCAATGCCAAAATTAATGGCATCTTGTGTAACAGGATGTATGGACGGAATGGAAGTAAACAGTAAATCTTCTGCCAGAGTTACGGAAGCTCGTAAGTCGGTAACAGAATTTTTATTGATCAACCATCCATTAGACTGCCCAATTTGTGATCAGGCTGGTGAATGTGATCTTCAAAACTTAAGTTTTGAGCACGGAAACCCTAAATCACGTTTTATTGAAGAAAAAAGAACATTTGAACCAGAAGATATTGGTCCAAATATTCAACTACATATGAACCGTTGTATCTTATGTCAAAGATGTGTACAAGTTGCAGATCAATTGACAGACAACAGAGTTCACGGAGTATTAGACCGTGGTGATCACGCTAATATTTCAACCGGAATTTCTAAAGCAATCGACAATGAGTTTTCTGGAAACATGATCGATGTTTGTCCGGTTGGAGCTTTAACTGACAAAACTTTCCGTTTTAAATCAAGAGTTTGGTTTAACAAACCTTATAACGCACACAGAGAATGTACAACTCCTGGATGTTGTGGTAAAACAACCGTTTGGATGTTTGGTGGAGAAATTCAACGTGTAACAGGTCGTAAAGATGAGTATCATGAAGTGGAAGAATTCATCTGTAATTCTTGCCGTTTTGATCACAAAAACGTTAATGACTGGGTTATTGAAGGACCAAGAGAATTTGAAAAAGATTCTGTAATCAACCAAAACAATTACACTCAAAAATTAGAGAAAGTTGAAATCGATACGGAGAAGAATATTCTTTTAGGTAGAGATATTGACCGTAAAAAGATTAGTATGGCTTCAATTCCATTAAATGCTAATGATAAAAAATCTTAA
- a CDS encoding PepSY-associated TM helix domain-containing protein, translating into MQFKTQIRFLHKWLGLISGLIVFIVCITGCIFCFHDEIKDITRKEWRLVEPQNKSFLMPSILQQKAKEIVPENKASMVSYYGKNRSAIVYTYSDTENLYLYFNPYTGKYLKTENPKTDFFIIVEYIHLYLLLPDYIGKHIIGGSTIIFILLLISGIIQWWPKRKSDIKRSFTIKWNAKWRRVNYDWHNTSGFYIAAIALILAITGLTFTYEWVGDGIYKTFNFGGDKVVETKMPVIDTTKFKTNSILAVDKAFVQTMKLQPKAEMFFVMIPQQKGDIISTGAYPHTLRYDQQSNYYFHPSNGKLIQTQPFDKKSLGLQVVEMNYGIHTGQVLDLPGKIIAFTISLIASLLPVTGFVIWYGRNKKTKKEHKKTA; encoded by the coding sequence ATGCAATTCAAAACACAAATACGTTTTCTACATAAATGGCTCGGATTAATTTCCGGGCTTATTGTTTTTATAGTTTGCATTACGGGTTGTATATTCTGTTTTCATGACGAAATAAAAGATATCACAAGAAAAGAATGGCGTTTGGTCGAACCTCAAAACAAGTCGTTTTTAATGCCATCCATTTTACAGCAAAAGGCAAAAGAAATTGTTCCGGAGAATAAAGCAAGTATGGTATCCTATTATGGAAAAAATCGTTCCGCAATTGTTTACACATATTCTGATACCGAAAATTTATATCTCTATTTTAATCCATATACCGGTAAATACTTAAAAACCGAAAATCCAAAAACTGATTTTTTTATAATAGTCGAATATATTCATTTGTATTTACTCCTTCCGGATTATATCGGAAAACACATTATTGGCGGTTCTACTATTATTTTTATTCTTTTATTAATTTCAGGAATAATCCAGTGGTGGCCAAAACGCAAAAGTGACATTAAAAGAAGTTTTACTATAAAATGGAATGCAAAATGGCGTCGTGTTAATTACGACTGGCATAATACTTCCGGGTTTTATATTGCAGCTATTGCTTTAATTCTTGCGATAACAGGTTTAACATTTACTTACGAATGGGTTGGCGATGGGATTTACAAAACATTCAATTTTGGAGGCGATAAAGTAGTGGAGACTAAAATGCCCGTAATTGACACAACAAAATTTAAAACAAATTCAATACTTGCTGTTGACAAAGCATTTGTTCAAACCATGAAACTTCAGCCAAAAGCTGAAATGTTTTTTGTAATGATCCCGCAGCAAAAAGGTGACATCATAAGCACAGGAGCTTATCCGCATACTTTACGATACGATCAGCAGAGTAACTATTATTTCCATCCTTCAAACGGAAAATTAATTCAGACTCAGCCTTTTGATAAAAAATCACTTGGCTTACAGGTTGTTGAAATGAATTATGGTATACATACAGGACAGGTTTTAGATTTACCCGGTAAAATAATTGCGTTTACCATAAGCTTAATCGCATCGTTACTTCCTGTCACTGGATTTGTTATTTGGTATGGACGCAACAAAAAAACTAAAAAAGAGCATAAAAAAACCGCTTAA
- a CDS encoding toxin-antitoxin system YwqK family antitoxin, which translates to MKKSVILAALLFSGMLIAQETKPELEAVGNKVKATYYYENGKVQQEGFFKDGKLDGVWVSYDEKGNKKAVGEYADGVKTGKWIFFNESNLCEVAYVDSKVSSVKNLQKNALANRN; encoded by the coding sequence ATGAAAAAGAGTGTTATTTTAGCTGCGTTATTGTTCTCTGGAATGTTAATTGCGCAGGAAACAAAACCAGAATTAGAGGCCGTTGGAAACAAGGTAAAAGCTACTTATTACTATGAAAATGGTAAAGTGCAGCAAGAAGGCTTTTTTAAGGATGGTAAATTAGATGGTGTTTGGGTATCTTATGACGAAAAAGGAAATAAAAAAGCCGTTGGAGAATACGCAGACGGAGTAAAAACTGGAAAATGGATTTTCTTTAATGAAAGCAATCTTTGCGAAGTTGCCTATGTAGACAGCAAAGTTAGTTCAGTTAAAAACCTACAGAAAAATGCTTTAGCAAACAGAAATTAA
- the aspS gene encoding aspartate--tRNA ligase: MYRSHNCGELNASNINTEVTLAGWVQKSRDKGFMNWVDLRDRYGITQLIFDESRTDKTVFELAKTLGREFVIQVKGTVIEREAKNKNIPTGEIEILVSELTILNSALTPPFTIEDETDGGEDIRMKYRYLDIRRNPVKNSLLFRHKVAMEVRKYLSDLDFCEVETPYLIKSTPEGARDFVVPSRMNEGQFYALPQSPQTFKQLLMVGGMDKYFQIVKCFRDEDLRADRQPEFTQIDCEMAFVEQEDILNVFEGLTRHLLKEIKGIEVEKFPRITYDYAMKTYGNDKPDIRFGMKFGELNEFAQHKEFPVFNSAELVVGIAVPGAGNYTRKEIDGLIDWVKRPQVGASGMVYVKCNEDGTYKSSVDKFYDQEDLTNWAKATEANPGDMIFVLSGPANKTRAQLSALRMELATRLGLRNPQEFAPLWVVDFPLLELDEESGRYHAMHHPFTSPKPEDMALLETEPGKVRANAYDMVLNGNEIGGGSIRIHDKATQQLMFKYLGFTEEEAKAQFGFLMDAFQFGAPPHGGLAFGLDRLVAILGGQETIRDFIAFPKNNSGRDVMIDAPAAIDDAQLKELHIKIDAI, encoded by the coding sequence ATGTATAGAAGTCATAATTGCGGCGAACTAAATGCCTCAAATATTAATACGGAAGTTACACTTGCTGGCTGGGTACAAAAGTCACGCGATAAAGGATTTATGAATTGGGTTGACTTACGTGACCGTTATGGAATTACACAGCTTATTTTTGACGAAAGCCGTACTGATAAAACCGTTTTTGAATTGGCTAAAACTCTGGGAAGAGAATTCGTTATTCAGGTAAAAGGAACTGTAATTGAGCGTGAAGCCAAAAATAAGAATATTCCAACTGGTGAAATCGAAATTTTAGTTTCTGAATTGACTATTTTAAATTCAGCTTTAACTCCTCCATTTACAATTGAAGATGAAACTGATGGTGGAGAAGATATCAGAATGAAATATCGTTATTTAGATATTCGTAGAAATCCGGTAAAAAATAGTTTATTATTCCGTCACAAAGTGGCAATGGAAGTTCGTAAATATTTATCTGATTTAGATTTCTGTGAAGTTGAAACTCCTTACCTAATCAAATCTACTCCTGAAGGAGCAAGAGATTTCGTCGTACCAAGCCGTATGAACGAAGGACAGTTTTATGCTTTACCGCAATCTCCACAAACTTTCAAACAATTATTGATGGTTGGAGGAATGGATAAATATTTCCAAATTGTGAAATGTTTCCGTGATGAAGATTTACGTGCAGACCGTCAGCCTGAGTTTACTCAGATTGACTGCGAAATGGCATTTGTAGAACAAGAAGACATTTTGAATGTTTTTGAAGGTTTGACAAGACATTTACTTAAAGAAATTAAAGGTATTGAAGTAGAGAAATTCCCAAGAATTACCTACGACTATGCTATGAAAACATATGGAAATGACAAACCGGACATTCGTTTCGGGATGAAGTTTGGTGAGTTAAACGAATTTGCACAACACAAAGAATTCCCAGTTTTTAATTCGGCTGAATTGGTTGTGGGAATTGCTGTTCCGGGAGCAGGAAATTATACCCGTAAAGAGATCGACGGATTAATTGATTGGGTTAAGCGTCCTCAAGTTGGAGCGTCTGGAATGGTATATGTAAAATGTAACGAAGACGGAACATACAAATCATCTGTAGATAAATTCTACGATCAGGAAGACTTAACAAATTGGGCAAAAGCAACAGAAGCAAATCCTGGAGATATGATTTTTGTACTTTCTGGTCCTGCAAATAAAACACGTGCACAATTATCTGCACTTCGTATGGAATTAGCAACTCGTTTAGGGTTACGTAATCCTCAAGAATTTGCTCCTCTTTGGGTTGTAGATTTCCCATTATTGGAACTTGACGAAGAAAGTGGTCGTTATCATGCTATGCACCATCCGTTTACATCACCAAAACCAGAAGATATGGCTTTGTTGGAAACAGAACCGGGAAAAGTTCGTGCAAATGCATACGACATGGTTTTAAACGGAAACGAAATTGGAGGTGGTTCTATTCGTATTCATGATAAAGCGACACAACAATTAATGTTTAAATATTTAGGCTTTACCGAAGAAGAAGCAAAAGCACAATTTGGATTCTTAATGGATGCTTTCCAGTTTGGAGCACCACCACACGGAGGTTTAGCTTTTGGATTAGACAGATTAGTTGCCATTTTAGGTGGTCAGGAAACCATTAGAGATTTTATTGCTTTCCCTAAAAACAATTCTGGACGTGATGTTATGATCGATGCTCCTGCAGCAATTGATGATGCACAATTGAAAGAATTACACATTAAAATTGATGCTATCTAA
- a CDS encoding NADH-quinone oxidoreductase subunit B has translation MSDSKVNMVAPPEGVVGEGFFATKLNDVVGLARANSLWPLPFATSCCGIEFMATMASHYDLARFGSERVSFSPRQADMLLVMGTISKKMAPILRQVYEQMSEPRWVIAVGACASSGGIFDTYSVLQGIDKVIPVDVYVPGCPPRPEQIVDGVMRLQDLVKSESVRRRSSPEYQELLASYNIS, from the coding sequence ATGAGCGATTCAAAAGTAAATATGGTTGCCCCTCCTGAAGGTGTTGTCGGAGAAGGCTTCTTTGCTACAAAACTAAATGACGTTGTAGGTTTGGCACGCGCGAATTCACTTTGGCCTTTACCATTTGCAACTTCTTGTTGCGGAATTGAGTTCATGGCAACAATGGCATCACATTACGATTTAGCGCGATTTGGTTCAGAGCGTGTGAGTTTCTCTCCTCGTCAGGCCGATATGTTACTTGTAATGGGAACTATTTCTAAAAAAATGGCTCCAATTTTAAGACAAGTTTACGAACAAATGTCTGAACCTCGTTGGGTAATTGCTGTTGGAGCATGTGCTTCTTCAGGTGGAATTTTCGACACCTACTCTGTTCTTCAAGGAATTGACAAAGTAATTCCTGTTGATGTTTATGTTCCGGGATGTCCACCAAGACCAGAACAAATTGTTGACGGAGTAATGAGATTACAAGATTTGGTAAAAAGCGAGTCTGTGAGACGCAGAAGCTCTCCGGAATACCAAGAATTATTAGCTTCCTATAACATTTCATAA
- a CDS encoding cold-shock protein yields the protein MRTGTVKFFNESKGYGFITDEETGKDIFVHASGINAEELREGDRVSYEEEEGRKGKVAAKVAVI from the coding sequence ATGCGTACAGGTACAGTAAAATTTTTCAATGAATCTAAAGGTTATGGATTCATTACAGACGAAGAAACAGGAAAGGACATCTTCGTTCACGCTTCAGGAATTAACGCGGAAGAATTACGCGAAGGTGACCGTGTAAGCTATGAAGAAGAAGAAGGAAGAAAAGGGAAAGTTGCTGCTAAAGTAGCAGTAATCTAA
- a CDS encoding TlpA family protein disulfide reductase has protein sequence MKKLFVAGLLIFSTLNVVGQSKNQIKFTAKIANRNSDTLVIKGKNGFKQVIPIDKKGVFAASFEVPKGFYMFSDGTESSNLYLKPNSEINLTMDAKEFDETIVYKGKGVNESNFMAQQTLKDEKFQNEAFAKEATEFATLLETKKKTDIENLEKGDFDPEFKKALKGSFESFNQYASEEYERAAKASKMNGKASPEFDYENFKGGKTKLADLKGKYVYIDLWATWCAPCRAEIPYLQKMEEKYHGKNIEFVSISIDKAKDNEKWKKFVTDKKLGGVQLFADKDWESEFVVNYGVTGIPRFIIIDPKGNVVSSDAERPSSPDLEKKLDSLLN, from the coding sequence ATGAAAAAACTTTTTGTTGCTGGTCTTTTGATTTTTAGCACTTTGAATGTTGTGGGACAATCCAAAAATCAAATAAAATTTACAGCCAAAATTGCTAACCGAAATAGTGATACTCTTGTTATTAAAGGAAAAAATGGTTTCAAACAAGTTATTCCAATTGATAAAAAAGGCGTTTTCGCTGCTTCTTTTGAGGTTCCAAAAGGATTTTATATGTTTTCTGACGGAACGGAATCTTCAAACTTATATTTAAAACCAAATTCTGAGATTAATTTAACAATGGATGCCAAAGAATTTGACGAAACTATTGTTTATAAAGGAAAAGGTGTTAATGAAAGTAATTTTATGGCTCAACAGACGCTGAAAGATGAGAAATTTCAGAATGAGGCATTTGCTAAAGAAGCAACTGAATTTGCGACTCTTTTAGAAACAAAGAAAAAAACAGATATTGAAAACCTGGAAAAAGGAGATTTTGATCCTGAATTTAAAAAGGCTTTAAAAGGAAGTTTCGAAAGTTTTAATCAATATGCGTCTGAGGAATATGAAAGAGCGGCAAAGGCAAGTAAAATGAACGGAAAAGCTTCGCCAGAATTTGATTATGAAAATTTTAAAGGAGGGAAGACAAAACTTGCCGATTTAAAAGGAAAATATGTTTATATCGATCTTTGGGCAACATGGTGCGCGCCTTGTAGAGCAGAGATCCCTTATTTACAAAAGATGGAAGAAAAGTATCATGGTAAAAACATTGAATTTGTGAGTATTTCTATTGATAAAGCAAAGGACAATGAAAAATGGAAAAAATTTGTAACGGATAAAAAACTTGGTGGCGTACAATTATTCGCGGATAAAGATTGGGAATCTGAATTTGTTGTTAATTATGGTGTAACCGGAATTCCGAGATTTATTATAATTGACCCAAAAGGTAATGTAGTAAGCTCAGATGCAGAAAGACCTTCTTCTCCAGACCTTGAAAAGAAGCTAGATTCTTTATTGAACTAA
- the nuoH gene encoding NADH-quinone oxidoreductase subunit NuoH, whose product MESAFIIEKSVVIVVVFAVTMIMAMYSTWAERKVAAFLQDRVGPNRAGWGGLLQPLADGMKLFSKEEFFPNTPNRFLFVVGPAIAMSTALMTSAVIPWGDKLHLFGRDIYLQATDVNIALLYIFGVLSVGVYGIMIGGWASNNKFSLMGAVRAASQMVSYEVAMGLSMIALLMMTGTMSLKEISLQQQGMNWNVFYQPVSFLIFLICSFAETNRTPFDLAECENELIGGYHTEYSSMKMGFYLFAEYASMFISATIISVLFFGGYNYPGMQWMVENVGVNTANLLGIAVLFVKICFFIFFYMWVRWTIPRFRYDQLMNLGWRILIPLSIINIMITGAVILRHDIAAALGF is encoded by the coding sequence ATGGAAAGTGCATTTATTATAGAAAAAAGTGTTGTTATTGTTGTCGTTTTTGCGGTAACAATGATTATGGCAATGTATTCTACATGGGCAGAACGTAAAGTTGCTGCTTTTCTTCAGGATCGTGTTGGGCCAAACCGTGCAGGTTGGGGAGGATTACTACAGCCACTTGCTGATGGTATGAAATTATTCTCGAAAGAAGAATTTTTTCCAAACACACCAAATAGATTTTTATTCGTTGTAGGTCCGGCAATTGCCATGAGTACAGCTTTGATGACAAGTGCTGTAATTCCGTGGGGAGATAAACTCCATCTTTTTGGAAGAGATATTTATCTTCAGGCAACTGACGTAAATATTGCTTTATTATACATTTTTGGAGTACTTTCTGTTGGAGTTTATGGCATCATGATTGGTGGATGGGCTTCTAACAATAAATTCTCACTAATGGGAGCTGTTCGTGCAGCTTCACAAATGGTTTCTTATGAAGTTGCAATGGGATTATCAATGATTGCACTATTGATGATGACAGGAACAATGAGTTTAAAAGAAATCTCCTTACAACAACAAGGAATGAACTGGAATGTTTTCTATCAACCAGTATCTTTCTTAATTTTCTTAATTTGTTCTTTTGCAGAAACTAACAGAACACCGTTTGACTTGGCAGAATGTGAAAACGAATTAATTGGAGGTTACCACACAGAATATTCGTCAATGAAAATGGGATTTTATTTATTTGCTGAATATGCAAGTATGTTTATCTCTGCTACTATTATTTCTGTATTATTCTTTGGAGGTTACAACTATCCGGGAATGCAATGGATGGTAGAAAATGTTGGTGTTAATACTGCTAACTTATTAGGAATTGCAGTATTATTTGTAAAAATATGTTTCTTCATATTCTTTTACATGTGGGTACGTTGGACAATTCCAAGATTTAGATATGACCAATTAATGAACTTAGGCTGGAGAATTTTGATTCCGCTTTCGATTATCAATATTATGATTACGGGTGCCGTTATATTAAGACACGATATCGCAGCAGCTTTAGGATTCTAA
- a CDS encoding complex I 24 kDa subunit family protein, with translation MERKHYKQEINMTEALMARINELISHYPEGKQKSALLPVLHEVQDAHNNWLSIELQDKVAKILQIKPIEVYEVVTFYTMYNQKPIGKYMFEFCQTSCCCLNGAENLMDYTSEKLGIKMGETTPDGMFTIAGVECLGACGYAPMMQLGDFYKEKLTEEKIDQLIADCKEDKIILHDK, from the coding sequence ATGGAAAGAAAACATTACAAACAAGAAATAAATATGACAGAAGCATTGATGGCTCGCATCAATGAATTGATTAGTCATTATCCTGAAGGCAAACAAAAATCGGCTTTATTGCCTGTTTTGCATGAGGTTCAGGATGCTCACAATAACTGGTTAAGCATTGAATTGCAAGATAAAGTTGCCAAAATTCTTCAGATTAAGCCAATTGAGGTTTACGAAGTGGTTACTTTTTATACCATGTACAACCAAAAACCAATTGGAAAATACATGTTTGAGTTTTGCCAGACTTCTTGTTGTTGTTTAAATGGTGCCGAAAATTTAATGGATTATACTTCTGAAAAATTAGGCATTAAAATGGGCGAAACAACTCCAGATGGAATGTTTACCATTGCCGGTGTAGAATGTTTAGGTGCTTGCGGATACGCTCCGATGATGCAATTGGGAGATTTCTACAAAGAAAAATTGACAGAAGAGAAAATTGATCAGTTAATCGCTGATTGTAAAGAGGATAAAATAATATTACACGATAAATAA
- a CDS encoding NADH-quinone oxidoreductase subunit A, translating to MQSDQYSYIPILMQFILAVGFVVGTIIISGKLGPKRTSEVKDKNFECGIESVGNARIPFSVKYFLVAILFVLFDVEVIFLYPWAVNFKDLGIEGMLKMVVFMALLLVGFFYIIKKRALDWE from the coding sequence ATGCAATCTGATCAATACAGTTACATTCCTATTCTAATGCAGTTCATTCTGGCTGTTGGTTTTGTGGTAGGAACAATCATTATTTCCGGAAAATTAGGCCCAAAAAGAACCTCTGAAGTTAAAGATAAAAACTTCGAGTGCGGTATAGAATCTGTTGGTAACGCCCGTATTCCTTTTTCAGTAAAATATTTCCTTGTAGCTATTTTGTTTGTATTGTTTGATGTGGAGGTGATTTTCCTTTACCCTTGGGCAGTAAACTTTAAAGATCTTGGTATAGAAGGAATGCTAAAAATGGTCGTTTTCATGGCTCTGCTTTTAGTTGGATTTTTCTACATCATCAAAAAAAGAGCTTTAGACTGGGAATAA
- a CDS encoding NADH-quinone oxidoreductase subunit C has product MALDNTLIQDKLIETFDTNVFNFQQERDIFSIETTADKITALILFLKNDADLQFHFLTDLCGVHYPDNEQDRQFAIVYHLHNWIENKRLRIKVYLDGEKPEIKTISNIFLSSNWMERETYDFFGINFIGHPQLKRILNMDEMVSFPMRKEFPMEDSGRTDKDDRFFGRTTTNC; this is encoded by the coding sequence ATGGCTTTAGACAATACCCTCATCCAGGATAAACTTATTGAAACATTTGATACTAATGTTTTCAATTTCCAACAAGAAAGAGATATTTTTTCGATAGAAACAACTGCTGATAAAATCACAGCCTTGATTCTTTTTTTAAAAAATGATGCTGATTTACAATTTCACTTCTTAACAGATTTATGTGGCGTTCACTATCCGGACAACGAGCAAGATCGTCAATTTGCGATAGTATATCATTTACATAACTGGATCGAAAACAAACGTCTCAGAATTAAAGTTTATTTAGACGGTGAAAAACCGGAAATAAAAACGATTTCAAATATTTTCTTAAGTTCAAACTGGATGGAAAGAGAAACATACGATTTCTTCGGAATCAATTTTATTGGTCACCCGCAATTAAAACGTATTTTGAATATGGACGAAATGGTGTCTTTCCCAATGAGAAAAGAATTTCCAATGGAAGACAGCGGAAGAACTGATAAAGACGACAGATTCTTTGGAAGAACAACAACAAATTGCTAA